Proteins co-encoded in one Conger conger chromosome 4, fConCon1.1, whole genome shotgun sequence genomic window:
- the gpx7 gene encoding glutathione peroxidase 7 — MRFALLALIAFLFSFVEAKQKDFYTFKVVNSRGKLVSLEKYRGSVALVVNVASECGFTEQHYTDLQQLQRDFGPNHFNVLAFPCNQFGQQEPGSDKEIDSFVRRVYGVSFPLFSKIAVTGTGANNVFRYLAESFGKEPDWNFWKYLIDVNGKVVNAWGPTVSVKEIRPLITDMVRQIILKKKDEL, encoded by the exons ATGCGTTTTGCTTTGCTTGCACTCATAGCCTTCCTGTTTAGTTTCGTTGAAGCCAAGCAGAAAGATTTCTATACTTTCAAAGTTGTGAACAGTAGAGGCAAATTAGTATCCTTGGAAAAATACAGGGGCTCG GTGGCCCTGGTGGTGAACGTGGCGAGTGAGTGTGGCTTCACTGAACAGCACTACACGGATCTCCAACAGTTACAGAGGGATTTTGGGCCCAACCACTTCAATGTGCTAGCCTTCCCCTGCAACCAGTTTGGACAGCAGGAGCCAGGCAGTGACAAGGAGATTGACAGCTTTGTGCGCCGGGTTTATGGTGTGTCCTTCCCTCTCTTCAGCAAAATTGCAGTCACTGGAACTGGGGCCAATAACGTCTTCAGGTACCTGGCTG AGTCGTTTGGGAAGGAGCCTGACTGGAACTTCTGGAAGTACCTAATAGATGTGAATGGGAAAGTTGTGAATGCTTGGGGGCCTACAGTTTCCGTTAAAGAAATCCGGCCTCTAATCACTGATATGGTCCGGCAGATTATCCTGAAGAAGAAAGATGAACTTTAG
- the prpf38a gene encoding pre-mRNA-splicing factor 38A isoform X2, whose translation MANRTVKDANSIHGTNPQYLVEKIIRTRIYESKYWKEECFGLTAELVVDKAMELKYVGGVYGGNIKPTPFLCLTLKMLQIQPEKDIIVEFIKNEDFKYVRLLGATYMRLTGSSVDCYKYLEPLYNDYRKIKSQNRNGEFELMHVDEFIDELLHAERVCDVILPRLQKRQVLEEAELLDSRISALEEDLDEVETSEEEDEEEEKPERGPSPEPHRRGYRDTDRPRRSPSPRYRRSRSPRRRSRSPKRRSPSPRRERHRSKSPRRHRSRSRDRRHRSKSPGHHRSHRHRSHSKSPERSKKSHKKSRRGNE comes from the exons ATGGCAAACAGGACTGTGAAAGATGCTAATAGCATACACGGTACAAACCCACAGTATTTAGTTGAGAAAATTATACGAACACGCATATATGAGTCAAAATACTGGAAAGAGGAGTGTTTCGGACTGACGG CTGAACTGGTTGTGGACAAAGCGATGGAATTGAAGTATGTTGGTGGTGTTTATGGAGGGAACATCAAGCCTACGCCGTTCCTCTGCCTGACTCTGAAGATGCTACAGATCCAACCTGAAAAGGATATCATCGTGGAGTTCATAAAAAACGAGGATTTCAA GTATGTCCGTCTGCTTGGAGCCACATACATGAGACTGACTGGTTCTTCAGTGGACTGCTACAAATACCTTGAACCGCTTTACAATGATTACAGAAAAATCAAAAGCCAGAACAGAAATGGAG AATTTGAACTGATGCATGTGGATGAGTTCATAGATGAGTTGCTTCATGCCGAAAGAGTGTGTGATGTTATCCTGCCCCGGTTACAG AAACGGCAGGTCTTAGAAGAGGCAGAGCTTCTGGACTCACGTATAAGTGCTCTGGAGGAAGACTTGGATGAAGTGGAAACCagtgaagaggaggatgaagaagaGGAGAAG CCAGAGAGAGGCCCGTCTCCAGAGCCACACCGACGCGGTTACCGTGACACCGACCGGCCGCGTCGTTCACCCTCACCCCGCTACAGACGCAGTCGTTCACcaaggag GAGGAGCAGGTCGCCAAAAAGACGCAG TCCCTCCCCAAGACGGGAACGCCACCGCAGCAAGAGCCCCCGCAGACACCGCAGCAGGTCCAGGGACCGGCGCCACCGCTCCAAATCCCCAG GTCACCACAGAAGTCATCGGCATCGCAGTCATTCCAAGTCTCCAGAAAG ATCAAAGAAGAGTCACAAGAAAAGCCGAAGAGGAAACGAATaa
- the prpf38a gene encoding pre-mRNA-splicing factor 38A isoform X1, which produces MANRTVKDANSIHGTNPQYLVEKIIRTRIYESKYWKEECFGLTAELVVDKAMELKYVGGVYGGNIKPTPFLCLTLKMLQIQPEKDIIVEFIKNEDFKYVRLLGATYMRLTGSSVDCYKYLEPLYNDYRKIKSQNRNGEFELMHVDEFIDELLHAERVCDVILPRLQKRQVLEEAELLDSRISALEEDLDEVETSEEEDEEEEKPERGPSPEPHRRGYRDTDRPRRSPSPRYRRSRSPRRRSRSPKRRSPSPRRERHRSKSPRRHRSRSRDRRHRSKSPGHHRSHRHRSHSKSPESRSKKSHKKSRRGNE; this is translated from the exons ATGGCAAACAGGACTGTGAAAGATGCTAATAGCATACACGGTACAAACCCACAGTATTTAGTTGAGAAAATTATACGAACACGCATATATGAGTCAAAATACTGGAAAGAGGAGTGTTTCGGACTGACGG CTGAACTGGTTGTGGACAAAGCGATGGAATTGAAGTATGTTGGTGGTGTTTATGGAGGGAACATCAAGCCTACGCCGTTCCTCTGCCTGACTCTGAAGATGCTACAGATCCAACCTGAAAAGGATATCATCGTGGAGTTCATAAAAAACGAGGATTTCAA GTATGTCCGTCTGCTTGGAGCCACATACATGAGACTGACTGGTTCTTCAGTGGACTGCTACAAATACCTTGAACCGCTTTACAATGATTACAGAAAAATCAAAAGCCAGAACAGAAATGGAG AATTTGAACTGATGCATGTGGATGAGTTCATAGATGAGTTGCTTCATGCCGAAAGAGTGTGTGATGTTATCCTGCCCCGGTTACAG AAACGGCAGGTCTTAGAAGAGGCAGAGCTTCTGGACTCACGTATAAGTGCTCTGGAGGAAGACTTGGATGAAGTGGAAACCagtgaagaggaggatgaagaagaGGAGAAG CCAGAGAGAGGCCCGTCTCCAGAGCCACACCGACGCGGTTACCGTGACACCGACCGGCCGCGTCGTTCACCCTCACCCCGCTACAGACGCAGTCGTTCACcaaggag GAGGAGCAGGTCGCCAAAAAGACGCAG TCCCTCCCCAAGACGGGAACGCCACCGCAGCAAGAGCCCCCGCAGACACCGCAGCAGGTCCAGGGACCGGCGCCACCGCTCCAAATCCCCAG GTCACCACAGAAGTCATCGGCATCGCAGTCATTCCAAGTCTCCAGAAAG CAGATCAAAGAAGAGTCACAAGAAAAGCCGAAGAGGAAACGAATaa